From Halorussus lipolyticus:
CGTTGAATCCCCCACCGAACGCGATGAGGAAGAAGATGAGCGGAAACGCGAGGCTAATCGCGCCGACCGCGTTGGCCGAGTAGCGACCGAGCCAGAACGCGTCGGCGACGTTGTAGGCGACCTGCAACAGTTGCGTGACCACGATTGGCCACGCGAGATGGAACAACGGACGCACCAGCCCCCCGTCCGTAATTCCGTCAGACTGCGTGGATGTCACTATCCGTCTTCAGAACCGCTTAGGATTTCAATGCTTTGGGTTGAAATTGACACCCGTCGTCGGGAAAAGAGACCGGATTAGTCGGCGGAAATCGTCAGGGCGTCTCGTTCGTTTCGAGGCTGAAGTCGTCGGTCGGGTAGGCGGTACACGTCAGGATGTACCCTTTTCCGACCTCGTCTTCGCCGAGCGTCTCGTTGTTGCTGTGTCGGACGTACTCGCTGGCGTCGCCGTCCTGCACCTTGCCACCGCACGAGAGACACTGACCCTGCCGACAGGCGTAGGGCAGGTCCCAGCCCTCGTCCTCGCCGGCTTCCAGCACCGTCTCGTTGTTGGCGACTTCGATGGTTTCGCCCTCGTTGACGTATTCGACCTCGAAGTACTCGACCTCGTCGTCCGAGATGGAGGCGGGGTCGAAGCCTTCGTCCTCGCCGTCCTCGCCTTCGAGTTCACCCTCGGCACCGCCGCCGCCGACGGCGACCGCGCCGCCACCGCCGCCGATGGAGCGGTTCATCGGCTCGGGGAAGTCAGTCTCCGCCACGGTCTCGGCCCGCCGTTCGAGCACCTCTTGGGAGATGTCGTCGGGGGTTCGCCACTCGGTGCCCTCCGAGTAGTGAAGGGCTACCGCGATGAGGACGAGCGTTAGCCCGAGTCCCAGACCCAGTGCGTCTACCATGCGCGGGACTACGGAAGGGTGGTTTAACAGCATTGTGATTGACCGCCGGAATTAGCCCGAGGGTGTTCGGCCTCGGGCGTCGATTCGCCGGGTGAATGGGGTCCCAGCGAAACCTGCGACTCGACCATCACTCCGGCGCGTGCTGGCGCGGCGTTCATGCCGCGCCGTCGTCACGCGAGGGATGAGTAGCGCAGGCGAAGCCGAGCAACGCAAGAGGTTGGGGAGGTGTGAGGCCTGCGCTCAGTGGCACTTTCCACCGGCAAACTCCCGGTTAGACGAACCACCACGGGTGGATGAAGGGGCCGCTCGGTCGCGGCCGAAGGCCGTGGTCGTCTCCGGCGGCCCTATTCGGCGCAGGCGGTGTGGAGAGCGCCGAATATCCGCCGGAGAGACCGCGACCGGGCGGGGGCTTCAAGAAGTGTTCATCTTGACGGTTCCCGCGGTAGCTCTCGATACGGAACTGTTTCGTAGCGGGCAGGGCTTCAAGAAGACAAAACCACTGGCTCTACTGTTCGCAACCAAAATCACGCCGAGGCAAACAAGCACCTACCCTTTTACTCACACACTCCCGAGAAACGAGTATGACAACCCAAATCGTCATCGTGGTCTACGAGGGCTTCGACGAACTCGACGCGATAGCGCCCTACGAGGTTTTCTCCAACGCCGCCGACCGGGGGTGTGACCTCGAAGTGAGCCTGCGAACTCTCGACCCCCGAGACGAAATCACGGCCAGCCACGGTCTCCGAATTGGGACCGACGGCCTCCTCGCCGACGCCGACCCGGACCTCGTTCTCGTACCCGGAGGAGGGTGGAACGACCGTGCGGACGCGAGCGCGTGGGCCGAGGCCCAGCAAGGCGACCTGCCCGACGCCATCGCGGACCTGCACGAGCGGGGCGTCGAACTAGCGGCGGTCTGTACCGGCGGGATGCTCCTCGCGGAGGCCGGAGTGCTGGATGGTCGGCCCGCCGTCACCCACGCCAGCGCGCTTGCGGACCTCAGAGAGACCGATGCCCGAACTGACGCCGAAACCGTGGACGCCCGCGTCGTGGACGACGGCGACGTGCTGACCGCCGGGGGCGTCACGTCGGGTCTCGACTTGGCGCTCCACCTCGTCGCACGGCTCTGCGGCGAGGACGTTTCCGAGGACGTTGCAGAAACCATCGAGTACGAACCGCGGGGTGACGTGTACGAGGGCTGAAAGCGCCCCGCCGACCGTGGCGGTCTGGCACTGAGTCCGGATGAACGCTCGCTGGGGAGTGCGGTCGTCCATGAAGGTCAGCATTCCGGTGTTCGACCGAGAGCCGTCGTCGGTCGCTTCGAGCGCCACGAAGGTCGTTTCCGGTACTGGACGCCGAGCCATCGGGGGTGAGGTCGGTAAAGGCGGGTCCGGTATAATGGCGGGTCCAGTAGTTAGTCTGCGCGTCCGCGCTTGTCTGGGAAATGAAATAGCTGTCTATTAGACGTATTTAGGAATGCTAACACATTAGACACATGTGTCTATCACGTGGCGAGCGCAAAAACGTCCGAGACGAAATTATGGTGCGGTTCGTGTGGCCCTACTTACATGCAGGGGCTGATGCAGATGTACGGGTTCTGGGGGAAGATGCTAATCATCGTTTTTCACCTCCAGTTGCCCGTTACCGATACACATACCTAATATTTTTCTAAATAAATCTAACTTCAAACTATTATACTCATAATTTCCATACTAAAAAAACTGGAATTTTCAACGTCGCTCGCTCGACCCGCTCGTTCCGGACGGTGCGCGCTCGCTACTTCGCCGCGTCACTCCTCGCGGCGTGCGACCTCGTGCCGCCCGAATCCGTAGCGAAGCCGATTCGCCAGTCGCCGGGAGAATCGCCCGTCGTCTCGCGCTCTCGACCCGAATCGCTCGCCGAGCGCCTGATAGATGAGCGGCACCGGAACCTCCTGTTCGAGGGCCTCTTGGACGGTCCACGTCCCGGTCGAACCTCCGGCCACGTAGTCGTCCACGTCGCCGAGGTCGGTGCCCTCCTCGCGGAAGGCCTCCTCGCAGAGTTCGAGCAACCACGAGCGAATGACTGCGCCGTTGTTCCACGTCCGGGCGACGGCCTCCAAATCGAGGTCGTACCGGCCCTCCGCGAGGAGTTCGAAGCCCTCGCCGTAGGCCTGCATCAGGGCGTATTCGACGCCGTTGTGGACCATCTTGACGTAGTGGCCCGACCCCGCGGGACCCATCCGGTCGTGACCCTCGGGTCCGGTCGCCACCGCGTCGAAGACTGGGGTCATCTCGTCGTAAGCCCACTCCGGTCCGCCGACCATCAGCGAGAAGCCGAGTTCGGCCCCGGCGGGACCGCCGGAGGTCCCGCAGTCGAGGTACGCCGCCGGGGTCTGTTCGGCCCGGCGCGTCGAGTCCTCGAAGTAGGAGTTACCGCCGTCCACCACGATGTCCTCGTCGGTCAGGTGCGATTCGAGGTCGTCCAGCGCGGCGTCCACCGCCTCGCCCGCGGGGACCATCAACCAGATTCGCTTCTCGTCGCCCAGTCGCTCGGCGAGGTCGGTGACGGAGTTGGCGGGGGTCGCTCCTGCGTCGGCGGCAGAGGCGACGGCCTCCTCGTCCAAGTCGAACGCTACTACGTCGTGGCCGGCGTCGAGTACTCGGTCCACGACGATGCGGCCCATCCGGCCCAGTCCGATGACGCCCAGTTGCATGCGGGAGAATGGTCGGGGGTAGGAGGTAGGGATTGCGGTTCTGCTCCGTTCGGAAATCGAGTATCCGAATCGTCAGTCCTCGAATTCCACCACGGTCGGTACGTGGTCGCTAGCGTCGATCCAGTCGTCGTAAGTACCGATGCTATAGTTCCGCATCCCGGTTACCGCTCCCTCCGGAGCAAAGATGTAGTCGATGTGGTACGACTTCTCGCGCTTCTTGTGCATGACGAAAGTCGGGTCCTCCTCGTCTCCAAATTCGGCGTCCGTGTGGTGATGGTAGACGCTCCGAAGTCCGAGGTCGTTAAGGAGTTCGACTGTCTCGGCGAAGTTTCCGCGGAGTGGGCTTTTCGGCGACTCGTCCCAGATAACGTTCCAATTGAAGTCACCAGCGACAATTGCACCGGATGCAACGAACTCGTGATACTGTTCGAGGGCAGTATATACCTGTCCGATGTAGCGTTTTCTCGGATTCGTCTCGTCGTTCATCGCCCACACCGCAAGTAGGTCTCTCGCTCCGTCTACTTTCACTGGGATAACGTATCGACTCTCTGTCTTCTCGTCGTCCGTGAGTTCGAGTGTGATTCCGTTTCTGGCGAAGACACCGAGGCCTTTGTTCGCGTTCTCACCGACCCAAACCCAGTCGGAAAATTCCGACCAATCGCCTTTTGTCTCTGGGTTTTCACACTCCTGAATCACGAGTAGGTCGGGGTCGTACCTGAGTATCTGGTCTCGCTTCTTCCGGAATGCCATGTTGCAGTTCCACGTCGCCAGCGCCGTCATGTAATACCGAAAACAACATTTTTAAATAAATCGTTCGACAGCGGTGTTAGGCAGTAGAGATTATGAAACGTCGGTCAGTTCTATTCGCAGTAACGTCCGGTGTTGTCGGTAGTACCGGGTGTACTCGATTTATATCCGGGCTTCAGCAGTATCGTCTCTGGTTCGTTCGAATTCACAACGGAACTGCTAGCGAGCAACGGGTCGATATTCGCGTCCTTCGCAATGGCGAGGTGGTATTCGAACGTGAATACGAGAATATTCCTAGTTTCCGGGAGAGCAAGAATGAAAAAGCAACGTTCGCGGCGATGGGCAGTGCCCGATTAATCGAGGACGAGTGGGAAATCCAGAAAAGCACCTACACCATCGAATACAGACTCTCCGAACAGGAGTCGTTCGAGGAAGTAAACGTTGGCGAGGTTGGCGAATTCGAGGGAGAGGATATCGGTGTCACTATGCAACTGTACGGTGGTGAGCAAGCGGTTGTGGCGTTCGATATACACCAATTCGATTCCGAGGAGCAGGCGACTGGGTTCGTGAGTACCGTCACGAATCAATCCGTCGAGTGACGAGTCGCGTCACGAGAACCACGCCAGCACGGCTATCGCGCCGAACAACCCACACGCAGACGAGAACCTTTATCAGTACCCATCTACTCCGATAACGTATGAGGCTGACTGTGTCGGTAGTACGTCGAACAGTATAATCCAGCGGCGCGTCTTCTCGCCGAACTGACGACCCGACAGAGTCAGCTACAGCTACACCATGACTGACGTTCCCGACAGCTACGACCCCGAGCAAGTCGAACCGAAGTGGCAAGAGGAGTGGCGAGGCTCCGAAATCTACAACCCCGAGGGCGAACCGGATTACGTCATCGACACCCCGCCGCCGTACCCGACCGGTCAGCTCCACCTCGGCCACGCGCTGGGCTGGAGTTACATGGACTTCGCGGCGCGGTTCCATCGCCTGTTGGGCGACGACGTGCTGTTCCCGCAGGGCTGGGACTGTCACGGCCTGCCGACCGAGGTGAAGGTCGAAGAGGAGGAGGACATCCACCGGACCGACGTGCCCCGCGAGGAGTTCCGGGACCTCTGTATCGAGTACACCGAGCGTCGCATCGACGGGATGAAAGAGACGATGCAGTCGCTGGGCTTCTCGCAGGACTGGTCGGCCGAGTACCGCACGATGGACGAAGACTACTGGGAGAAGACCCAGCGGTCGTTCGTCGAGATGTCCAGTGAGGCCGACGAGAACGACTACATCTACCGCGACGAGCATCCCGTCAACTGGTGCCCGCGGTGTGAGACCGCAATCGCGGACGCGGAAGTCGAGAACATCGACCGCGAGGGGACGCTCCACTACGTCACCTTCCCCGGCGTCGGCAACGACGACATCGAGATTGCGACCACCCGGCCCGAACTGCTTTCAGCCTGCGTCGGCATGGCGGTCAGTCCCGACGACGAGCGATACGAGGACCGCATCGGCGACACCTTCGAGGTCCCGCTGTTCGGTCACGAGGTCGAACTGCTGGCCGACGACGACGTTGACGGCGACTTCGGGACCGGCGCGGTCATGATTTGTACGTTCGGTGACAAGCAGGACGTTGACTGGTGGGCCGAACACGACTTAGACCTGCGCTCGGTCTTCACCGAGGACGGCCACCTCAACCACCTCGCGGGCGATTACGAGGGTCTGAGTGTCGATGAGGCCAAGGGACTCATCGCTGACGACCTCGAAGCCGAGGGGTACCTCCAAGACACCGAACCCACCGAGCAGTCGGTCGGGTCCTGCTGGCGGTGTGACACCCCCATCGAAATCCTCTCGAAGGAACAGTGGTTCGTGGAGGTCCGCCAAGACGAAATTTTGGAGAAGGCCGAGCAGGTCGAGTGGATTCCGGACCACATGTACGACCGCCTCGAAGACTGGACCGAGGGGATGGAGTGGGACTGGGTTATCTCCCGACAGCGCGTCTTCGCCACGCCCATCCCGGCGTGGTTCTGCGGGAACGACGACTGCGAGTACATCCACATCGCCGAAATCGGCGAACTCCCGCTGGACCCGACCGAGACCGACCCCGAACTTGACGCTTGCCCGGAGTGCGGCGGGAGCGACTGGGAGGGCGAGACCGACGTGATGGACACGTGGATGGACTCCTCGATTTCGCCGATGCACGTTCAGGGCTGGCCGGACGACGAGTTCACGCCGACCACGCTCCGCGAGCAGGGTCACGACATCATCCGGACGTGGGCGTTCTACACCCTGCTTCGGGTCACCGCGCTCGAAGACGAGATTCCGTGGGACGAGTCGCTGGTCAACGGGATGGTCTTCGGCGAGGACGGCAACAAGATGAGCAAGTCCCGAGGGAACGCGGTCGGTCCCGAGGAGGCCATCGACGAGTACAGCGCCGACTCGGTTCGACAGGCCCTCGCGCTGGGCGGGCAACCCGGTAGCGACATCCAGTTCCAGTGGAAGGAGGTCAAGTCCGCCTCGCGGTTCCTCACCAAGTTCTGGAACATCTTCCAGTTCTCGGCCGACCACTTCGACGACGACACCCCCGAAATCGACGCGCCGGCCTATCGGGACGCCGACAAGTGGATTCTGACCAAACTCTCCCGAACCGCCGAGGCCGTCCGCGACGACATGGAGTCCTACCGGTTCGATTCTGCGCTCCGCAAACTCCGGGAGTTC
This genomic window contains:
- a CDS encoding DJ-1/PfpI family protein — encoded protein: MTTQIVIVVYEGFDELDAIAPYEVFSNAADRGCDLEVSLRTLDPRDEITASHGLRIGTDGLLADADPDLVLVPGGGWNDRADASAWAEAQQGDLPDAIADLHERGVELAAVCTGGMLLAEAGVLDGRPAVTHASALADLRETDARTDAETVDARVVDDGDVLTAGGVTSGLDLALHLVARLCGEDVSEDVAETIEYEPRGDVYEG
- a CDS encoding endonuclease/exonuclease/phosphatase family protein is translated as MTALATWNCNMAFRKKRDQILRYDPDLLVIQECENPETKGDWSEFSDWVWVGENANKGLGVFARNGITLELTDDEKTESRYVIPVKVDGARDLLAVWAMNDETNPRKRYIGQVYTALEQYHEFVASGAIVAGDFNWNVIWDESPKSPLRGNFAETVELLNDLGLRSVYHHHTDAEFGDEEDPTFVMHKKREKSYHIDYIFAPEGAVTGMRNYSIGTYDDWIDASDHVPTVVEFED
- a CDS encoding valine--tRNA ligase; amino-acid sequence: MTDVPDSYDPEQVEPKWQEEWRGSEIYNPEGEPDYVIDTPPPYPTGQLHLGHALGWSYMDFAARFHRLLGDDVLFPQGWDCHGLPTEVKVEEEEDIHRTDVPREEFRDLCIEYTERRIDGMKETMQSLGFSQDWSAEYRTMDEDYWEKTQRSFVEMSSEADENDYIYRDEHPVNWCPRCETAIADAEVENIDREGTLHYVTFPGVGNDDIEIATTRPELLSACVGMAVSPDDERYEDRIGDTFEVPLFGHEVELLADDDVDGDFGTGAVMICTFGDKQDVDWWAEHDLDLRSVFTEDGHLNHLAGDYEGLSVDEAKGLIADDLEAEGYLQDTEPTEQSVGSCWRCDTPIEILSKEQWFVEVRQDEILEKAEQVEWIPDHMYDRLEDWTEGMEWDWVISRQRVFATPIPAWFCGNDDCEYIHIAEIGELPLDPTETDPELDACPECGGSDWEGETDVMDTWMDSSISPMHVQGWPDDEFTPTTLREQGHDIIRTWAFYTLLRVTALEDEIPWDESLVNGMVFGEDGNKMSKSRGNAVGPEEAIDEYSADSVRQALALGGQPGSDIQFQWKEVKSASRFLTKFWNIFQFSADHFDDDTPEIDAPAYRDADKWILTKLSRTAEAVRDDMESYRFDSALRKLREFVWNDLADDYLELVKGRLYEGRPGERDAGRKALYTAVSASVRMLAPFSPHFADEVYHYLPGTDGSVHEAAWPEIEFADDEAAKKGDLIAEVASEIRAWKSDEGMALNADLDRVEIYSEYGREWDTYDLSEAVNAPVYPEEGEPNVELVPVGIDPDHSTIGPQFRDKAGQVIGALESADLTQLKNQKEIEGEITLTVDGEEVTIEGDAVGIEEEYRAESGEEVEVLETERATILVFP
- a CDS encoding 2Fe-2S iron-sulfur cluster-binding protein, with the protein product MVDALGLGLGLTLVLIAVALHYSEGTEWRTPDDISQEVLERRAETVAETDFPEPMNRSIGGGGGAVAVGGGGAEGELEGEDGEDEGFDPASISDDEVEYFEVEYVNEGETIEVANNETVLEAGEDEGWDLPYACRQGQCLSCGGKVQDGDASEYVRHSNNETLGEDEVGKGYILTCTAYPTDDFSLETNETP
- the gnd gene encoding phosphogluconate dehydrogenase (NAD(+)-dependent, decarboxylating) codes for the protein MQLGVIGLGRMGRIVVDRVLDAGHDVVAFDLDEEAVASAADAGATPANSVTDLAERLGDEKRIWLMVPAGEAVDAALDDLESHLTDEDIVVDGGNSYFEDSTRRAEQTPAAYLDCGTSGGPAGAELGFSLMVGGPEWAYDEMTPVFDAVATGPEGHDRMGPAGSGHYVKMVHNGVEYALMQAYGEGFELLAEGRYDLDLEAVARTWNNGAVIRSWLLELCEEAFREEGTDLGDVDDYVAGGSTGTWTVQEALEQEVPVPLIYQALGERFGSRARDDGRFSRRLANRLRYGFGRHEVARREE